One region of Culex pipiens pallens isolate TS chromosome 2, TS_CPP_V2, whole genome shotgun sequence genomic DNA includes:
- the LOC120416286 gene encoding serine protease snake-like codes for MSDSIRSLLHLSVLSWCIYVSLAAGIAEKKCTEYRQLRLVAKPLVRYTTCSNGTPQEARSAQSGEFPHYALLGWFRANSTDRLNFRCGGALISERFVLTAAHCLKRGRPDVVRLGSISSDADFNNQTDFPVESVQRHEKHRMDKSYHDIALIKLERDVAFSYTIRPACVWTELKLNDSTVISSGFGTTDPEANGPSKTMQKTSLDLLDKQSCQAQFSGDRKLFRGIASDQLCVGSVAHRGDGCRGDSGGPLVVRTDRNGCLAHVVALSSSGTACGVGNSAAVSTRVAAYRDWIEKIVWPITEGAEN; via the exons ATGAGCGATTCAATTCGTTCTTTGTTACATTTGTCGGTGCTTAGTTGGTGCATTTACGTTTCACTAGCGGCTGGTATTgctgaaaaaa AATGCACCGAATACCGTCAGCTACGGTTAGTGGCAAAGCCTTTGGTAAGATACACCACCTGTTCGAATGGCACACCCCAGGAAGCTAGATCGGCGCAATCCGGAGAGTTTCCACACTACGCACTGCTCGGATGGTTCCGGGCGAACAGTACGGACCGATTGAACTTCCGCTGTGGAGGAGCACTGATCAGTGAACGATTCGTGCTGACGGCAGCGCACTGTCTCAAGAGGGGACGTCCGGATGTGGTCAGACTGGGTAGTATAAGCAGTGATGCAGATTTCAACAATCAGACGGACTTTCCGGTGGAGTCAGTTCAGAGGCATGAAAAGCACAGAATGGACAAATCCTATCACGACATCGCATTGATCAAGTTGGAGAGAGATGTAGCGTTCAGCTATACGATTCGACCTGCATGTGTGTGGACGGAACTGAAATTGAATGACTCCACGGTGATTTCCTCGGGTTTTGGAACAACCGACCCGGAAG CAAATGGACCTtcaaaaacaatgcaaaaaacCAGCCTCGACCTGCTGGACAAACAGTCCTGCCAGGCCCAGTTCAGCGGCGATCGAAAGCTGTTCCGAGGCATCGCGAGTGATCAGCTGTGCGTGGGAAGTGTCGCCCATCGTGGCGATGGTTGCCGAGGAGATTCCGGAGGCCCGCTGGTTGTGCGAACCGATCGCAACGGCTGTTTGGCCCACGTGGTGGCACTTTCCTCGAGTGGAACGGCCTGCGGTGTAGGCAACTCGGCGGCGGTGAGCACACGGGTCGCGGCGTACCGCGACTGGATCGAAAAGATTGTGTGGCCGATCACGGAAGGGGCAGAGAACTGA